The Cucumis melo cultivar AY chromosome 6, USDA_Cmelo_AY_1.0, whole genome shotgun sequence genome includes a region encoding these proteins:
- the LOC103484051 gene encoding probable transcriptional regulator SLK2 isoform X1 yields the protein MASSRLTGGLAQSPSSSGIFFQGEGQSPAIVNSHLSQSFANSSNSIPGTGCSDFGPVSGDMNNAVLESVANSGPSVGASSLVTDANSALSGGPHLQRSASINTESYMRLPASPMSFNSNNISVSGSSVIDGSCVVQQNSQQDQNIQHVPQQAQQGASHATSLPTPQIGQTSLPMGTKHQGSFIPDPNSYSQVQKKPRLDLKPEDVLQQQVLQQLFQRQDSMQSQNRNSQLQALFQQQRMRQQQQILQSLPQYRAQFQQQQQIQLRQQMQQQAMQPVSPIKRPPYDAGGVCARRLMQYLYHQRQRPPENSIAYWRKFVAEYYSPRAKKRWCLSLYENVGHHALGVFPQAAMDAWQCDICGSKSGRGFDLTFCCHANELNFEEATFEVLPRLSEIKFGSGVIDELLFLDLPQERRFASGIMMLEYGKAIQESVYEQLRVIREGQLRIIFTQDLKILCWEFCARRHEELLPRRLVAPQVNQLVQVAQKCQSTIAESGPDGVSQKDLQTNSNMVLTAGRQLAKSLELQLLNDLGFSKRYVRCLQISEVVNSMKDLIGFCRDQKVGPIEGLKNYPRHATAAKLQMQKMQEMEQLASIQGLPTDRNTINKLMTLHPELDNHGMNNHQMIGRGGFSGSAQAALAMTTYQNILMRQNSMNSNPSPHQQEASSSFNNSNYNPSPTLQGTTSLMPGPVQTSSVGGFPGTQPPLQKQLQPPLQQHPPNAGTLVQQNHPQMMQGSQAIQQQMIQQLLQMSNNSKSGSLQQQPLTGPNANRSIPRRGMSYVGNTSVPAGASGNLSGSNVPAPSRSNSFKAASNSESSAGNSGFDQKASDLPQQLHFPESLVEDIGQDFPESGFINNELDEDLGYVWKA from the exons ATGGCATCTTCTCGTCTGACAGGAGGATTAGCTCAGTCTCCATCGAGTTCTGGGATTTTCTTCCAAGGAGAAGGGCAGTCCCCGGCTATTGTTAATTCTCATTTGAGCCAATCATTTGCAAATTCATCAAATTCAATTCCAGGAACTGGATGTTCTGATTTTGGTCCTGTTTCCGGAGATATGAACAATGCAGTTTTAGAAAGTGTGGCTAATTCAGGACCCAGTGTGGGTGCAAGTTCATTAGTTACAGATGCAAACTCCGCTCTTTCAGGGGGGCCACATTTGCAAAGGAGTGCAAGCATCAATACAGAGTCGTACATGCGCTTGCCTGCATCGCCTATGTCATTCAATTCAAATAACATTAGTGTGTCAGGGTCCTCAGTTATAGATGGATCCTGCGTTGTGCAGCAAAATTCTCAACAGGACCAAAATATCCAACACGTGCCGCAACAGGCACAGCAGGGTGCTTCACATGCCACATCCTTACCAACACCACAAATAGGCCAAACATCACTTCCGATGGGCACCAAACATCAGGGATCTTTCATTCCAGATCCAAATAGTTATTCCCAGGTGCAGAAGAAACCACGACTGGATTTAAAGCCGGAAGATGTGCTGCAACAGCAAGTTTTGCAGCAGCTATTTCAGAGACAGGATTCCATGCAGTCACAAAACCGTAACTCACAGTTACAAGCTTTATTTCAGCAGCAAAGAATGCGGCAGCAGCAGCAGATTTTGCAGTCTCTACCTCAGTACAGGGCTCAGTTTCAGCAACAGCAGCAGATACAGTTGAGGCAGCAAATGCAACAGCAGGCAATGCAACCTGTATCGCCCATAAAGCGGCCCCCATATGATGCTGGTGGTGTTTGTGCTCGCCGGCTGATGCAATATTTATACCATCAGCGGCAAAGACCTCCC GAGAATAGTATAGCCTACTGGAGAAAGTTTGTAGCAGAGTATTACTCTCCTCGTGCAAAGAAAAGATGGTGCTTGTCATTGTATGAGAATGTTGGCCACCATGCTCTTGGTGTGTTTCCCCAGGCAGCTATG GATGCGTGGCAGTGTGACATCTGCGGTTCTAAATCAGGAAGGGGATTTG ATCTAACTTTTTGCTGTCATGCTAATGAGTTGAATTTTGAAGAGGCTACATTTGAAGTACTCCCGAGACTCAGCGAGATCAAATTTGGAAGTGGAGTTATTGATGAGCTTTTATTTCTGGACCTTCCTCAAGAAAGGAGATTTGCTTCTGGAATTATGATGTTAGAATATGGAAAAGCAATTCAAGAGAGTGTATATGAGCAACTTCGAGTCATTCGTGAGGGTCAGCTTCGTATCATATTCACACAAGACTTGAAG ATTTTGTGTTGGGAATTTTGCGCTCGGCGTCATGAAGAACTTCTTCCACGGAGGCTGGTTGCACCTCAG GTGAATCAGCTGGTACAGGTTGCCCAGAAATGCCAAAGCACAATAGCTGAAAGTGGGCCTGATGGTGTTTCTCAGAAAGATTTGCAGACAAATAGCAATAT GGTACTGACAGCTGGTCGTCAGCTTGCTAAGAGTCTGGAGTTGCAGTTGCTGAATGACTTGGGTTTCTCGAAAAGATACGTGCGGTGTCTGCAG ATATCGGAGGTTGTCAACAGTATGAAAGATCTGATTGGTTTCTGCCGGGATCAAAAAGTTGGGCCTATTG AGGGCTTGAAGAACTATCCTAGACATGCCACTGCAGCCAAGCTCCAAATGCAAAAAATGCAGGAGATGGAACAGTTAGCGAGTATTCAAGGTCTTCCCACAGACCGCAACACAATTAATAAGCTGATGACATTGCATCCTGAACTTGATAACCATGGGATGAATAACCATCAGATGATTGGTCGGGGAGGTTTCAGTGGTTCAGCACAAGCTGCTTTGGCAATGACTACATACCAGAATATCCTCATGAGACAGAACTCTATGAACTCGAACCCCAGCCCACATCAACAGGAGGCCTCCTCCTCTTTCAATAACTCCAACTATAATCCATCCCCTACTCTTCAGGGGACTACATCCCTGATGCCTGGCCCCGTGCAGACCTCCTCTGTTGGTGGTTTTCCAGGCACCCAGCCACCCTTGCAAAAGCAATTGCAGCCACCGCTGCAACAGCATCCGCCAAATGCTGGAACCTTGGTCCAACAAAATCATCCTCAGATGATGCAAGGTAGCCAGGCGATACAACAACAGATGATCCAGCAACTTTTGCAGATGTCAAATAACAGTAAGAGTGGGAGTTTACAACAGCAACCCCTTACTGGACCAAATGCAAATAGAAGTATACCTAGAAGGGGTATGTCTTATGTAGGTAACACCTCAGTTCCAGCTGGGGCATCTGGAAATCTATCTGGTAGCAACGTTCCTGCTCCAAGTAGGAGCAATAGCTTCAAAGCTGCTTCAAATAGCGAATCCTCTGCTGGTAACAGTGGATTTGATCAAAAGGCTTCTGATCTGCCGCAACAATTACATTTTCCCGAGAGTTTGGTTGAAGATATAGGCCAAGATTTTCCTGAAAGCGGCTTTATTAACAATGAGCTTGATGAGGATTTGGGTTATGTGTGGAAGGCTTGA
- the LOC103484052 gene encoding protein MEN-8 isoform X2, with amino-acid sequence MAGVKSLGKQQVVILSLLALMLVQAQAQPQGCSTQLSNLNSCAPFVLPGAPNPSPECCGALGAVQQDCLCSTLRIASTLPSLCHLPTLSCSN; translated from the exons ATGGCAGGCGTCAAGTCTCTTGGGAAGCAGCAAGTTGTGATTCTGTCGTTGCTGGCTTTGATGCTGGTTCAAGCACAGGCACAGCCTCAAGGCTGCTCAACTCAGCTCAGCAACTTAAATAGTTGTGCACCATTTGTGCTGCCTGGTGCTCCTAACCCAAGCCCAGAGTGTTGTGGTGCACTTGGAGCTGTGCAACAAGATTGCCTTTGCAGCACCCTTAGAATTGCCTCCACTCTCCCTTCTCTTTGCCATCTTCCAACTCTCTCTT GTTCAAACTAG
- the LOC103484051 gene encoding probable transcriptional regulator SLK2 isoform X2 produces the protein MASSRLTGGLAQSPSSSGIFFQGEGQSPAIVNSHLSQSFANSSNSIPGTGCSDFGPVSGDMNNAVLESVANSGPSVGASSLVTDANSALSGGPHLQRSASINTESYMRLPASPMSFNSNNISVSGSSVIDGSCVVQQNSQQDQNIQHVPQQAQQGASHATSLPTPQIGQTSLPMGTKHQGSFIPDPNSYSQVQKKPRLDLKPEDVLQQQVLQQLFQRQDSMQSQNRNSQLQALFQQQRMRQQQQILQSLPQYRAQFQQQQQIQLRQQMQQQAMQPVSPIKRPPYDAGGVCARRLMQYLYHQRQRPPENSIAYWRKFVAEYYSPRAKKRWCLSLYENVGHHALGVFPQAAMDAWQCDICGSKSGRGFEATFEVLPRLSEIKFGSGVIDELLFLDLPQERRFASGIMMLEYGKAIQESVYEQLRVIREGQLRIIFTQDLKILCWEFCARRHEELLPRRLVAPQVNQLVQVAQKCQSTIAESGPDGVSQKDLQTNSNMVLTAGRQLAKSLELQLLNDLGFSKRYVRCLQISEVVNSMKDLIGFCRDQKVGPIEGLKNYPRHATAAKLQMQKMQEMEQLASIQGLPTDRNTINKLMTLHPELDNHGMNNHQMIGRGGFSGSAQAALAMTTYQNILMRQNSMNSNPSPHQQEASSSFNNSNYNPSPTLQGTTSLMPGPVQTSSVGGFPGTQPPLQKQLQPPLQQHPPNAGTLVQQNHPQMMQGSQAIQQQMIQQLLQMSNNSKSGSLQQQPLTGPNANRSIPRRGMSYVGNTSVPAGASGNLSGSNVPAPSRSNSFKAASNSESSAGNSGFDQKASDLPQQLHFPESLVEDIGQDFPESGFINNELDEDLGYVWKA, from the exons ATGGCATCTTCTCGTCTGACAGGAGGATTAGCTCAGTCTCCATCGAGTTCTGGGATTTTCTTCCAAGGAGAAGGGCAGTCCCCGGCTATTGTTAATTCTCATTTGAGCCAATCATTTGCAAATTCATCAAATTCAATTCCAGGAACTGGATGTTCTGATTTTGGTCCTGTTTCCGGAGATATGAACAATGCAGTTTTAGAAAGTGTGGCTAATTCAGGACCCAGTGTGGGTGCAAGTTCATTAGTTACAGATGCAAACTCCGCTCTTTCAGGGGGGCCACATTTGCAAAGGAGTGCAAGCATCAATACAGAGTCGTACATGCGCTTGCCTGCATCGCCTATGTCATTCAATTCAAATAACATTAGTGTGTCAGGGTCCTCAGTTATAGATGGATCCTGCGTTGTGCAGCAAAATTCTCAACAGGACCAAAATATCCAACACGTGCCGCAACAGGCACAGCAGGGTGCTTCACATGCCACATCCTTACCAACACCACAAATAGGCCAAACATCACTTCCGATGGGCACCAAACATCAGGGATCTTTCATTCCAGATCCAAATAGTTATTCCCAGGTGCAGAAGAAACCACGACTGGATTTAAAGCCGGAAGATGTGCTGCAACAGCAAGTTTTGCAGCAGCTATTTCAGAGACAGGATTCCATGCAGTCACAAAACCGTAACTCACAGTTACAAGCTTTATTTCAGCAGCAAAGAATGCGGCAGCAGCAGCAGATTTTGCAGTCTCTACCTCAGTACAGGGCTCAGTTTCAGCAACAGCAGCAGATACAGTTGAGGCAGCAAATGCAACAGCAGGCAATGCAACCTGTATCGCCCATAAAGCGGCCCCCATATGATGCTGGTGGTGTTTGTGCTCGCCGGCTGATGCAATATTTATACCATCAGCGGCAAAGACCTCCC GAGAATAGTATAGCCTACTGGAGAAAGTTTGTAGCAGAGTATTACTCTCCTCGTGCAAAGAAAAGATGGTGCTTGTCATTGTATGAGAATGTTGGCCACCATGCTCTTGGTGTGTTTCCCCAGGCAGCTATG GATGCGTGGCAGTGTGACATCTGCGGTTCTAAATCAGGAAGGGGATTTG AGGCTACATTTGAAGTACTCCCGAGACTCAGCGAGATCAAATTTGGAAGTGGAGTTATTGATGAGCTTTTATTTCTGGACCTTCCTCAAGAAAGGAGATTTGCTTCTGGAATTATGATGTTAGAATATGGAAAAGCAATTCAAGAGAGTGTATATGAGCAACTTCGAGTCATTCGTGAGGGTCAGCTTCGTATCATATTCACACAAGACTTGAAG ATTTTGTGTTGGGAATTTTGCGCTCGGCGTCATGAAGAACTTCTTCCACGGAGGCTGGTTGCACCTCAG GTGAATCAGCTGGTACAGGTTGCCCAGAAATGCCAAAGCACAATAGCTGAAAGTGGGCCTGATGGTGTTTCTCAGAAAGATTTGCAGACAAATAGCAATAT GGTACTGACAGCTGGTCGTCAGCTTGCTAAGAGTCTGGAGTTGCAGTTGCTGAATGACTTGGGTTTCTCGAAAAGATACGTGCGGTGTCTGCAG ATATCGGAGGTTGTCAACAGTATGAAAGATCTGATTGGTTTCTGCCGGGATCAAAAAGTTGGGCCTATTG AGGGCTTGAAGAACTATCCTAGACATGCCACTGCAGCCAAGCTCCAAATGCAAAAAATGCAGGAGATGGAACAGTTAGCGAGTATTCAAGGTCTTCCCACAGACCGCAACACAATTAATAAGCTGATGACATTGCATCCTGAACTTGATAACCATGGGATGAATAACCATCAGATGATTGGTCGGGGAGGTTTCAGTGGTTCAGCACAAGCTGCTTTGGCAATGACTACATACCAGAATATCCTCATGAGACAGAACTCTATGAACTCGAACCCCAGCCCACATCAACAGGAGGCCTCCTCCTCTTTCAATAACTCCAACTATAATCCATCCCCTACTCTTCAGGGGACTACATCCCTGATGCCTGGCCCCGTGCAGACCTCCTCTGTTGGTGGTTTTCCAGGCACCCAGCCACCCTTGCAAAAGCAATTGCAGCCACCGCTGCAACAGCATCCGCCAAATGCTGGAACCTTGGTCCAACAAAATCATCCTCAGATGATGCAAGGTAGCCAGGCGATACAACAACAGATGATCCAGCAACTTTTGCAGATGTCAAATAACAGTAAGAGTGGGAGTTTACAACAGCAACCCCTTACTGGACCAAATGCAAATAGAAGTATACCTAGAAGGGGTATGTCTTATGTAGGTAACACCTCAGTTCCAGCTGGGGCATCTGGAAATCTATCTGGTAGCAACGTTCCTGCTCCAAGTAGGAGCAATAGCTTCAAAGCTGCTTCAAATAGCGAATCCTCTGCTGGTAACAGTGGATTTGATCAAAAGGCTTCTGATCTGCCGCAACAATTACATTTTCCCGAGAGTTTGGTTGAAGATATAGGCCAAGATTTTCCTGAAAGCGGCTTTATTAACAATGAGCTTGATGAGGATTTGGGTTATGTGTGGAAGGCTTGA
- the LOC103484214 gene encoding probable methyltransferase PMT15 — translation MASKQSSKQPIISLRTKFYTISLILFLCFSSYFLGLRQQPSSAAIPRCTTLQNTTITAAAKPFPACGLNYSEYTPCEDTHRSLKFSRDRLIYRERHCPEKEESLKCRIPAPPGYRNPFAWPVSRDLAWYVNVPHKHLTVEKAVQNWIRYEGETFRFPGGGTMFPDGADAYIDNIGKLINLKDGSIRTAIDTGCGVGSWGAYLLSRDIITMSFAPRDTHEAQVQFALERGVPALIGILASKRLPYPSNAFDMAHCSRCLIPWSQYEGIFLVEVDRVLRPGGYWILSGPPINWKKHWKGWERTKEDLNSEQLAIEKVAKSLCWTKLVEDGDIAIWQKPINHLNCKVNRKITKNPPFCNSQDPDRAWYTDMQACLTHLPEVSNSKEIAGGKLARWPERLNAIPQRISRGTVEGVTEETFIHDSELWKKRLTYYRTINNQLNKPGRYRNFLDMNAFLGGFAAALVDDPVWVMNVVPVDVKVNTLGVIYDRGLIGTYQDWCEAMSTYPRTYDFIHADSVFSLYKNRCEMEDILLEMDRTLRPEGSVIFRENIDVLVKIKMITDNLNWSSQIVHHEDGPYHMEKLLFAVKNYWTAPPELSDQQQESKAT, via the exons ATGGCCTCGAAACAATCTTCAAAACAACCCATTATTTCCCTCCGGACAAAATTCTACACCATCTCTCTAATCCTCTTCCTCTGTTTTTCCTCTTACTTTCTCGGCCTCCGCCAACAACCCTCCTCCGCCGCTATCCCCCGATGCACCACCCTCCAAAACACCACCATCACCGCTGCAGCAAAACCTTTTCCGGCATGTGGGTTGAATTACAGCGAGTACACGCCATGTGAGGACACGCATAGGTCTCTGAAGTTCAGCAGAGATAGGCTGATTTACAGAGAGAGGCATTGCCCGGAGAAGGAGGAGTCGTTGAAGTGCCGGATTCCTGCGCCTCCCGGATACCGGAATCCGTTCGCGTGGCCAGTGAGTAGAGATTTGGCGTGGTATGTGAATGTGCCACATAAGCATCTGACGGTGGAGAAAGCTGTGCAGAACTGGATTAGATATGAAGGGGAGACGTTTAGATTTCCGGGCGGAGGGACGATGTTTCCCGACGGAGCTGATGCGTATATTGATAATATTgggaaattaattaatcttaaaGATGGATCCATCAGAACCGCCATTGATACTGGCTGTGGG GTGGGAAGTTGGGGAGCTTATTTACTGTCAAGGGACATCATAACGATGTCATTTGCACCAAGGGACACTCATGAAGCCCAAGTTCAATTTGCTTTAGAAAGAGGAGTTCCTGCACTCATTGGCATTCTTGCTTCTAAGAGGCTCCCTTATCCTTCAAATGCCTTTGACATGGCTCATTGCTCTCGCTGCCTAATCCCTTGGTCTCAATATG AGGGCATCTTCCTCGTTGAAGTTGATCGAGTTCTTCGTCCTGGCGGGTACTGGATTTTATCAGGCCCTCCAATTAACTGGAAGAAACACTGGAAAGGTTGGGAAAGAACAAAGGAAGATTTGAATTCTGAACAGCTTGCTATTGAAAAGGTTGCCAAAAGCCTCTGTTGGACTAAACTAGTTGAAGATGGTGATATTGCCATTTGGCAAAAGCCTATCAATCACTTGAATTGTAAAGTAAACCGCAAGATCACTAAGAATCCACCTTTCTGTAATTCTCAAGATCCTGACAGAGCTTG GTATACAGATATGCAAGCTTGTTTGACACATTTGCCTGAAGTTTCGAACAGTAAGGAAATAGCAGGAGGGAAGTTGGCAAGATGGCCAGAAAGGCTAAATGCAATCCCACAAAGGATTAGTAGAGGAACTGTGGAAGGGGTGACTGAAGAAACTTTCATTCATGATTCTGAGCTATGGAAGAAGAGGTTGACCTATTACAGAACTATAAACAATCAGTTGAATAAGCCTGGTCGGTACCGTAATTTCTTAGACATGAATGCTTTCTTGGGTGGATTTGCTGCTGCTCTGGTTGATGATCCAGTTTGGGTGATGAATGTGGTCCCTGTGGATGTCAAAGTCAATACGCTCGGAGTCATATATGACAGAGGTTTGATCGGCACGTATCAAGATTG GTGCGAGGCAATGTCAACTTATCCAAGAACTTATGATTTCATTCATGCTGATTCAGTTTTTAGCCTCTATAAAAATAG ATGTGAAATGGAAGACATTCTACTTGAAATGGACAGAACTCTGAGGCCAGAAGGAAGCGTAATCTTTCGAGAGAACATTGACGTTTTGGTGAAAATCAAAATGATAACTGATAATCTGAATTGGAGCAGTCAAATTGTGCATCATGAAGATGGACCTTATCATATGGAGAAACTTTTATTTGCAGTAAAAAACTATTGGACAGCCCCTCCTGAGCTTTCTGATCAACAGCAAGAATCTAAAGCAACTTAA
- the LOC103484050 gene encoding DNA-directed RNA polymerases II, IV and V subunit 6A: MADDDYNDLDMGYEDEPPEPEIEEGAEEELDNTNNDDITGEPVEAEEKEDEEPVERARKTSKFMTKYERARILGTRALQISMNAPVMVELEGETDPLEIAMKELRERKIPFTIRRYLPDGSYEDWGVDELIVEDSWKRQVGGA, encoded by the exons ATGGCGGACGACGATTACAATGACCTCGACATGGG ATATGAAGATGAGCCACCAGAACCTGAGATTGAG GAAGGTGCTGAAGAAGAATTGGATAATACTAACAATGATGATATTACTGGTGAACCTGTTGAAGCTGAGgaaaaggaagatgaagaacctgTTGAACGTGCGCGtaaaacctcaaaatttatGACAAAATATGAACGTGCTAGGATTTTGGGTACACGTGCCCTCCAAATCAG CATGAATGCTCCTGTGATGGTCGAGTTGGAGGGTGAGACTGATCCACTTGAG ATTGCAATGAAGGAACTTCGTGAGCGGAAGATACCCTTCACCATTCGTCGCTACCTGCCAGATGGAAG TTATGAAGACTGGGGCGTCGATGAACTGATAGTGGAAGACTCTTGGAAGAGGCAAGTTGGCGGCGCTTGA
- the LOC103484052 gene encoding protein MEN-8 isoform X1 — protein MAGVKSLGKQQVVILSLLALMLVQAQAQPQGCSTQLSNLNSCAPFVLPGAPNPSPECCGALGAVQQDCLCSTLRIASTLPSLCHLPTLSCGSN, from the exons ATGGCAGGCGTCAAGTCTCTTGGGAAGCAGCAAGTTGTGATTCTGTCGTTGCTGGCTTTGATGCTGGTTCAAGCACAGGCACAGCCTCAAGGCTGCTCAACTCAGCTCAGCAACTTAAATAGTTGTGCACCATTTGTGCTGCCTGGTGCTCCTAACCCAAGCCCAGAGTGTTGTGGTGCACTTGGAGCTGTGCAACAAGATTGCCTTTGCAGCACCCTTAGAATTGCCTCCACTCTCCCTTCTCTTTGCCATCTTCCAACTCTCTCTTGTG GTTCAAACTAG